In the Drosophila virilis strain 15010-1051.87 chromosome 4, Dvir_AGI_RSII-ME, whole genome shotgun sequence genome, GCCGCCCATTCATTCGACAGTTGCACAGAACTGTGTAATGAACATTTATGAGGCAATTTCCttggcaacacacacacgcttacacacacacacacacacaagggacacacagagacagaTGACAAACCGTTGGCAACGGGAACATCGCCTCGCCCAAGTCTTGCTCCTCCCTTCAGCCATATCCTGTACTGCTCGTcgttcgtcgtcgtcgtcgtcgtcgtcgtcttctgCTTTGCTGAAACATGGCGCAGAACTTTTTCTGCTCCACTTATGCCCAAACTAATTAAGTGCAGGAAAAAGTTACCATTTCCTTCCCGTTTACAACTGCCGGTCTCCTGATCCTGGCGCGCTGAATGCAACGTGGTGCTGTCGCTAGGAATACCCTTCCCCCACCCTCCGGCCAGTCCTTGTCTCTGCTGTAAGACAAGTTGTAGCATTTTTTGACACAGGTCGGGCTAGTTGGGTGGGGGAAAGAGGGGTTACATGCTTAGCCAGTAGCTGTGCTGTCCCGCTGGATGCCCCGCATTAGCGCCAGAACGCATTCTGTTCTGCAACTGTCGCTGTTCTCCAAATATTTAACAGTCGCTCCACTTGGCGCTGATAGCCCATTCGGGCGTCATAATAACGAAGATAAATGTTACAAAAGTTTGCTCACAACACACGCCCATGGGCAGCGGCCAGGGCAATGGGGAGATAGTACCACGGACCAAGCCCTATATCTATGCCATTTCTAGTTGCAttgtgctgcatactttttgggcaGGGGAACCTTCGGTAATAGCTAGGCGGATAGGGGAAGAGCGCGCTATAGACAATGACAATGTTCTCAACTATGCGTAGAAACAAAAGTTGGAGAGATTTTTCTGTTAAGAAGTTTATAGAGTTTGCTTTGTAGGGTATAAGGGCGTGACGGAATGATTTCTTGCGCCCTTAAGGTTAATTGGTATTCGGTATTAATTTCCTGATAATAttctttatttgatttgcttgATTCTACTTCTTCTTCATACATTAAGGTTTGCCTAATACTTCTGTACACAATGGGAACAAGATTTAATAAAAGTTAAGCTTGGGTGaactttattttcttttgttttatttttgtttttatttgattttttgtagAGCTGATATTcgaaaatataattatgtatataagtatatctgAGAATTTTTGGAGTTTATGACATTCACTTTTCTTTAATAAATTAGCAGGCGCCTTATAAGCTTTATTCTCTGCTAATGctatttttaaattagttttcaGGAGCTTGTGAACCTCCATTCTACATTTCGTAATTTCAGCAATATTATCAATTTTTTCTGTGTGCTGTTTAAGCTTGGATTTATTCTACCGGAATTTcgtatatttcatatatattcgcaatagttatattttttattttttattatttcttaaaGGGACACCATTATTTATGTTTCGGATTGAGTATTTTCATAAATCTTCTAAGTTCGCTTTGCGTATATTGAACGCAGACAACatcaattttgaatagattttTCTTTTGCGTGTTCATGAACAAACTATAGGGATATATTCAAATTCATGCTGAAGTATTCCAagctctttattttttaagtcAAAAATCTATATGCTTTTCGAGCAGAGTATTCGCCAATCGAAGATGCCGCAAAGTGTGCCACGCAAAAAAGACTCTTAACTAATTTGTAGTCGGTGCGAAATGTTGACATGGCAAATAAGATGATATAAGGGGAAGGGGGGTCGTACTTGGGAGGGGGACTACAAATCCCCGGCTGCAATATGGGCACCAGAACTAATGCGTTGGGGTTTTTTGCTTCATTTTAGTTGCAAGTTTAATGAGAACTCGACGCGACAGTTTACACTGATGCTCGTTAGTTTTTTGGCTAAAACTTTACCCTAAGCTCTGTGCAGACCAGCCGTTGCCCCTCGCACGCTCCGGCCGCGGGCGTTTTGGGGCAATGCAATTCACAAATTTCCAACCAGTTGCCAGCTGTTGGCTCACATCAAAATTGCAGCGTGTCCAGGCTCATGTCCGTGTCCAATGTCCAGACGGCGAACAGAGACTGAGACGGCGTCTCGTTTGTTTGATTTATGGCTGTGTATTTGGCAAATGTTGCAGTAGCGCGACCTTTTTGTTccccgttgctgttgctctttaattaaaaaactaaaatagaTGGCTGCATAGAGAGCGTGTAATTTTTCTAGATTGCAGCACTTGAATTATTTGATTGCCAGCAAGCGATAAATTAGGGtaacagcaaaacaacaaagttTTCCGAGTAACAAATAGTCGCAATTTATATACCCTTGCCGCAAGCACATTAAATCAGAAAAGgtttttagttgttttctagcactaaaaataaattattctgCTTTTATACTTTGATTTCCAATACATTGATATTGATTAAAAGCGCTTGATTTAGATGAATCTAAAAAGGCTAGCTTACATTATATTGTTGTATTACTTTAGTTGTTTTAAATTCCATAAAATGCAAGCTTTGAAAGCAGAAACGTAAAAAAAGCtcctttaaaatatttaagctttgTTGAACTTCACGCTTAGAACTTTAATGTGCTGGAATCTAAGATATTCAGCTCATACGTATAGGTAGCTAATGTATTGTACTTCTAGCATAGAGGTTTCACAACAAAAGCTCTCATAAAGCACATGTCAACTTAACTTAGAGTTCAATTCAACTGTATACAAATCAGTTTCTCCAAGCTAGTTCCAAGCATTATCTAAATATAGCTTTCGAATaccctatatgatatataccctatatgaCTTGCTTTGTTAGAGTATACAAAAGATGATCAAAGCGCGTTGCTTTTAATGGCtggttatataaataaaccgTCGCTCAAGTTGACAGCGCATTTTGTGCTTGttcttcttctatttttattcTAAGGACTTAGCTGGGGaagtacacacatacactcacacacacacacgcatacatgcTATATAAAGTAGCTCTATAAAAATAACTCACAGATGCTTTCAAtaagaggaaaaaaaaacagagtcTGAGATACATAATAGGGCACACatgacgcacacacacaacacacacacacacacacacacacagagaaagaCTTGTGCGCTTGTGAGTAGGAAGTAGCAATGGATGCGAAATCCTTGCAAAGTTCAAGCAGCCGCAGCCTTTTTGGCTCCTGCTGCTCGAAGGCGTAGCTTAAGAAAATAGTTTATGCGCCGCGTGAGGCGCGTATTTCAAATACCACAAATTTAACTCAGTCAGCAAAGCAAATGGATCCGACTTCCATTCCAAACAAAAGTTGTCTGATGAGACTGCAATGCTGACATTGTGTAGCTGTGTCCATTCGACGCCATATTTTCCGCTTTTCCGCTTTTCTTGGTGCACTCAATGCGCACAATATTGGTTAACAATAGATGCCTCGCTTATTTGGCGCTCTGACCATTTAGAAATGTGTACGAAAtggaaaaattaaatcaatttatcaTCTATGTGGAGGAAGGAAAAGAATACCAGACGATAGACCTTAAAAGTGTGACTAAAGCAGAACAAGCCTTAAAAGACAATATTTCTAAATACTAGACTGTCGCTTatgcttaattaaaatatattttaaatatcttaacACATTAACTTATTACTGTTACTTTCCTTTTTGACAAAATGTTGGTTATTTCCGCTAAAGGAAATTGTCAGGCTAAAAGAATTAAGTTATCTTCACATTTTTGTATcttcaataataaattaattgttcatcaaagtaaaaaaaaaagttattcaAACTCAAGTCAAACTAAttgtaaaacttaaaaaaaattcccATTCTAATGCTAAAAAACTTTATGTCCAACTTATATTGTGTCCAACTAAATAATGCAGGCCAAGAAACCATTCCTGCCAACTCTTGATGCATAATTaaagcatgaaaaaaaaaaaacaaaacaaatatatttagaagATGAAAAAAGTCTGTGGTATAAAAGCGCTTTGTGCGTCAAATTATGGTAATCATTGCCATATCCTAGTCTCAGGCGGCAACATGCTGTTCAAGCTATTCCCACGACTGCGTATGCGAGCCGCCACGGAGCCGGTCAAGTCCTGCGATGCGTTCATTTATATGGATCGTGGCATGCAATCGATTGGTTGGATACCGCCGAAACACCACTACGGACGCTGGATATATTTTTTGTGGACAGTTTTCACAACGGTGCttggaataatattgctgGATGTGTCACTGTTGGTTAGCTATTTCAAGGAATTGAGCACCTTTTCGGCGGGTCAGTTTCTCACCTCGCTACAAGTGTCCTTCAATTGTTTTGGCTCCAGCATCAAAGCCAGCTACACATTTGCGGGCATCAAGCGTTTCGGGCTGGCCAAGAAGCTCTTGGATCGCCTCGACGAGCGCTGCAACCGCGTGGAGGAGTACGAACAGCTGCAACGAGCGGTGACGCGTTGTAATCGGTTCTATATGGCCTACCAGACCATGTACCTAATGTATACGTTCTCCACATTTCTATCAAACGCTTTCAGCGGTCGCCTGCCCTGGAAGCTATATAATCCGCTGTTTGACTGGCAGACGAGTACACGGAACTTTTGGCTGGCTGGCTTAATGGAGTACTTTTGGATGACAATCGCTGTGATGCAGGATTTAATGGCCGA is a window encoding:
- the LOC6627836 gene encoding odorant receptor 42b translates to MKKVCGIKALCASNYGNHCHILVSGGNMLFKLFPRLRMRAATEPVKSCDAFIYMDRGMQSIGWIPPKHHYGRWIYFLWTVFTTVLGIILLDVSLLVSYFKELSTFSAGQFLTSLQVSFNCFGSSIKASYTFAGIKRFGLAKKLLDRLDERCNRVEEYEQLQRAVTRCNRFYMAYQTMYLMYTFSTFLSNAFSGRLPWKLYNPLFDWQTSTRNFWLAGLMEYFWMTIAVMQDLMADVYPVIYFLILRAHIGLLKQRLQRLRTDPTMSEEQNYEELIKCIDDHRVILEYCNTLRPIVSATIFIQFLLCGLVMGLSMINLLFFSNFVTGLGTAIFLFDLVLQTFPFCFICNMIMDDCEELANCLFHSNWLSADRRYKTTLRYFLHNVQKPIVLSAGGVFEISMSSNITVAKLAFSVVTFVKQLNIAEKF